TCCGGCCGCTCGTCGGCTGGTTGTCGCTGCGGGGCGCTCCGGGCCGACCGTCCGAGCACTGGGTGATCTCGTTGTTCGGCATCCGCGGTGTGGGTTCGTTCTACTACCTGGCGTACGCCACCACGAAGGCGGACTTCCCGCAGGCGGAGCTGCTCTGGGCCACTGTCGGGCTGGTGGTGCTGGTCTCCGTGGTGGTGCACGGCATCGCGGCGACCCCGGTCATGCAGTTGCTGGACCGAAAGGGCGAGCGGACCAGCGACCCGGCCGAACGAGGTGTGCCCGCCCAGCGGGTCGCCGGGCACGCCTGAGCCGCGGCCTGACGGTCGGCCCGCCCTGACGCCCGCCGGGGCCGGCGGGCGTCAGGTGAGGCGGGCGGCCACTGCACGGCCGAGGTCCCGACCGGAGCGCCAGGCGCTCTGCACCCGGGGCTTGCCGAACGCGTCGCCGGCCAGGCCGATCCCGTCGGCGTCCAGGTGATGCGTGCCGCCCCCGGTGGTGGTGGGCTTCGCGTACGTCCAGCGGTGCACGTGCACGTCGGCCGCCACCTCGGGCAACCCCAGCAGGTCCCGCACCGCCTGCTCGATCACCGGGCCGGCTCCGGTGGGTCGGGCGAGGTGCCCGGCGGCGAACTCCGGCACGGTGTGCGCGACCAGCACCGGGGCGCCGTCGCCCCGGCGGTCACCGTCGTCGCAGACCAGGCTGAGCACCGGGTGGTCGTTGACGAACGCGCCCCGGAAATCCGGCCAGCGCCGGGTCGGGAAGCGCAGCACCGCGGCCAGCGAGGGCGACCAACGCTGCGCCTGCACGACCCGGGTGGCGTCGGCCAGGGCCGGGTCGAGCAGCAGGGCGGCCTGCGGGCCCGGCATGGCCAGGGCGACCGCCGCACACGGCTGGCCGTCCACGACCGGCCCGGTTTCCACGGTGAGCACCAACCGGTCGACGGTCACCGGCACCGCGCCGGCCAGCTGTTCGACAAGTGAACGCAGTCCGCGCGGCGCGGCGAAGCGCATCGGCCCGGGCACGTCGCGGCGCCCGTCCCGGTCGTACGCCTGGAAGGTGTCGGTCCATTCGCGGACCAGGCCGGCGGCGCGCCACTGCTCGACCAGCGCGGCGAAGTCGGGGTCGCTGGCGGTGAAGTAGGCGGCGCCGATGTCGGCGGGACGGCCGTCGAAGCGTTTGCTGGCCATCCGCCCACCGCGCACGTGCCCCCGCTCCCGGACCTGCACCGGCACCCCGGCCGCGGCCAGTTCCACCGCACAGGCGACCCCGGCGATGCCCGCCCCGACCACCACCACACCTGACCGGTCCACGCCCATCCCGTGATCGTAAATGCCGCCCGACGCGCCGAGCAGGCATGAACCGGCGCAGCCCCGGGTACTGGCACACCTGTTCGAAGAAAGGGTGATGACGATGACGGACCGCAGCAACGAGCAGGCCGACCCGCGCGGCGCGATCAAGGACCCGGACGAGTGGGTCACCGGCGACGAGCCGCCCACCGCGGCCCAGGAGTCCTACCTGGCCACCCTGGCCCGAGAGGCGGGCGCGGAGCTGCCGGAGGACCTGACCAAGTCCGAGGCGTCCAAGCGGATCGACGAACTCCAGGCGGAGACCGGCCGGGGCCAGTGACATCCCCGTGCGGGGTCAGCGGCGGGGCAGGCGGTGCAGCTCCACCCGGGTCAGGCGACCGGCGTCCACCTCGGCCGTGAGGTAGGTGGCGTGGGGCTGGGAGCGGCGGTCGGTGGGTGAGCCGGGGTTGAGCAGGCGCAGGCCACCGGGGGCTTCGGTGTCCCAGGGGATGTGCGAGTGCCCGAAGACCAGCAGGTCGACGTCAGGGAAGCGGGCCGCGCACCGCTGCTCGCGACCGGTCCGGGGGCCGGTCTCGTGCACCACGGCGACCCGCAGGCCGTCGAGGTCGGCCCGGGCCACCTCCGGCAGCCGGGCGCGCAGCGCCGGGCCGTCGTTGTTGCCGTACACCCCGATCAGCCGGCGGGAGCGCGCGGTCATCGCGTCGAGCAGCGACTCGTCCACCCAGTCGCCGGCGTGCAGTACCACGTCCGCCGCCTCGATCGCCTGCCAGAGCGGCCCGGGCAGATCCCGCGCCCGCTTCGGTAGGTGGGTGTCCGCCGTGAGCACGAGCCGCATCCGGGCATTGTCCCCCAGGTCCCGGCCGAGGGCATGATCTCCCCGTACACCCCGCCGGTGCGGACCGTCGGCCCGGTGCGGTCCGGTTCAGGACCGCACCGGGTGAAGTCCGCTCCGCACCCGGCTGCCTACCCGGGGCGTCCGGGCGCATTCCTGGCGGGCGGCAGGGCATCCACCGTGGTTGCTGGCGTTACCGGACGGCGCGGGCGGGAACCCGGACGACTTGACGAGGGAGGATGCTCATGACGTCAGCTTCGGGGCCGGCCGCCGCGTGGCGGCCCGGCACACAGGGTGGCGATCTGCTGCCGTCCGGCCCGGCCGGCCGTCCGTCGGCACCGTCCGGTGACGGGCACGGGCCGGAGACCGGGCCGCCCACGGTGACAATCGGCTCGTATCCGGACTATCCGGCCGCACAGCGGGTGGTGGACTATCTCGCGGACAACCGCTTCCCGGTGGAGCACAGTGCGATCGTCGGCACCAACCTCACGCTTGTGGAGACGGTGCTCGGTCGGATGACAACCGGTCGCTCCGCCCTGCTCGGCGCCGGCACCGGCGCCTGGTTCGGGCTCTTCATCGGCCTGCTGTTCGGCATCTTCACCGTGGGCAACTGGCTGGCGGTGATCCTGGTCGGGCTGGTCATCGGTGCGATCTGGGGTGCGGTGTTCGGCGCGGTCGCGCACGCGATGACCGGCGGGCGGCGGGACTTCACCTCGGCCAGCTCGCTTCGCGCCGGCCAGTACGCGGTGATCGTCGACGCACAGCTCGCCGACCAGGCCCGGCAGCTGCTGGGTCGGATGCAGATGTCCGGCTCGGCCACGAACGCCGGCTGAGAGCGGTTCGACCGGCCGTCCCGGCAGCACGCCGGGGCGGCCGTTCAGTCGTGGTACGCCAGCTCGCCGGCCCGCAGCGGCACGTCGACCCGGTTCTCCGGCGGTGCCAACGGGCACGCCCAGCGGTCGTCGTACGCGCAGCTCGGGTTGTAGAGGTAGTTGGCGTCCAGCCGGACCCGGTCGCCGGGCAGCAGCTCGACGCCCCGACCGAAGGTGCCCTTCACCGTGTCGGTGAGGTACCGGCCTCCGCCGTAGGTCTCCTGCCCACAGGTGCCGTCGCGCAGCGGCACGAACAGCCCGCCCCCGTACGCCTCGATCCACCACAGGGTCAGCGGCCCCCACGACGTCTGCGCCACCGCGACCCGCCGGTACGCGACCACCCCGTCCGGGCCGCCGGTGTCGATCCGCAGCTCCCCACTGGCCGGGCGCAGGGGCGCTTCCACCACGGCGGCCGGGTTGGGCGGGAAGTAGCGCACTCCGGTGAAGCCGGGTCGCTCCGCCGGTGGGATCGGGCTCTGCGGATGGGTGGCGAATAGCTGATCGCGGCCGGCACGGAACCCGGCGAGGTCGACGTCGGACAGGTACAGCCGGGCTACCCGCTCCCGCCAGTCGGCCAGCTCCAGATCGTCCACGCCGTCGAGCCTAGGCCGTCGCCGTCCGTTACCGAGCGGTCTCCGCATCGGTGCTCACGGCGGGCGGCCAGTTGCTGAGGACCGCGTCGAGAGCGTCCAGCGTTCGCGCCCAGGAGGCGTCCGTCGTACGGGGGGTGTGCCGGAAGCCGCCGGTCTTCTCCAGGCTCACGAACCCGTGGAACGTGCTGTGCATCATCCGTACCGCGTCGGTCTGGTCGGGTTCGGAGAGCCGGTAGCCGCGCAGGATCGCTCGTGTCATCTCCGCATGCCGGACGCCCGCGCTCGCGGCGGCGGTCTCCGGATCGAGGTCGATCTGCATCGCGGCGTACCGGCCCGGGTGCCGCGCCGCGTAGTCCCGGTACGCGTTGGCGAAGGCCACCAGCGCGTCCTTGCCCGCGCGGCCGGCGAGCGCGGCGGCGACCCGGTCGGCAAGCTCCGCGAGAGCCAGCAGCGCGACCCTGACCCGCAGGTCGCGTGCGTTGCGGATGTGGAAGTACAGGCTCGCGTCCTTGACGCCGAATCGCCGGGCGAGCGCGGCGATGGTCACGTTCTCCATGCCGATCTCGTCGGCCAGCTCGGCCGCGGCCAGGGCCAGGCGCTCGGCGGTCACCCCCGCACGTGCCATGCCGCACACCCCAAACCTAGTCATCTTATTCGCTTGCCTAGGAGAGCTAGGCTACTACCTATGCTAGCGATAACCGAGCGCGCCATCCGCGCGTCCTTCGTCAACTGCACCCAGGGCGAGGCGAAGCGGCTGGCCGTACCGAACGATCTCGAAGCGCGACCGTGGGACGACCTCGACTTC
Above is a window of Micromonospora coriariae DNA encoding:
- a CDS encoding NAD(P)/FAD-dependent oxidoreductase, giving the protein MVVVGAGIAGVACAVELAAAGVPVQVRERGHVRGGRMASKRFDGRPADIGAAYFTASDPDFAALVEQWRAAGLVREWTDTFQAYDRDGRRDVPGPMRFAAPRGLRSLVEQLAGAVPVTVDRLVLTVETGPVVDGQPCAAVALAMPGPQAALLLDPALADATRVVQAQRWSPSLAAVLRFPTRRWPDFRGAFVNDHPVLSLVCDDGDRRGDGAPVLVAHTVPEFAAGHLARPTGAGPVIEQAVRDLLGLPEVAADVHVHRWTYAKPTTTGGGTHHLDADGIGLAGDAFGKPRVQSAWRSGRDLGRAVAARLT
- a CDS encoding general stress protein is translated as MTSASGPAAAWRPGTQGGDLLPSGPAGRPSAPSGDGHGPETGPPTVTIGSYPDYPAAQRVVDYLADNRFPVEHSAIVGTNLTLVETVLGRMTTGRSALLGAGTGAWFGLFIGLLFGIFTVGNWLAVILVGLVIGAIWGAVFGAVAHAMTGGRRDFTSASSLRAGQYAVIVDAQLADQARQLLGRMQMSGSATNAG
- a CDS encoding DUF3072 domain-containing protein: MTDRSNEQADPRGAIKDPDEWVTGDEPPTAAQESYLATLAREAGAELPEDLTKSEASKRIDELQAETGRGQ
- a CDS encoding TetR-like C-terminal domain-containing protein, with product MARAGVTAERLALAAAELADEIGMENVTIAALARRFGVKDASLYFHIRNARDLRVRVALLALAELADRVAAALAGRAGKDALVAFANAYRDYAARHPGRYAAMQIDLDPETAAASAGVRHAEMTRAILRGYRLSEPDQTDAVRMMHSTFHGFVSLEKTGGFRHTPRTTDASWARTLDALDAVLSNWPPAVSTDAETAR
- a CDS encoding DUF1684 domain-containing protein; the encoded protein is MDDLELADWRERVARLYLSDVDLAGFRAGRDQLFATHPQSPIPPAERPGFTGVRYFPPNPAAVVEAPLRPASGELRIDTGGPDGVVAYRRVAVAQTSWGPLTLWWIEAYGGGLFVPLRDGTCGQETYGGGRYLTDTVKGTFGRGVELLPGDRVRLDANYLYNPSCAYDDRWACPLAPPENRVDVPLRAGELAYHD
- a CDS encoding metallophosphoesterase family protein, translating into MRLVLTADTHLPKRARDLPGPLWQAIEAADVVLHAGDWVDESLLDAMTARSRRLIGVYGNNDGPALRARLPEVARADLDGLRVAVVHETGPRTGREQRCAARFPDVDLLVFGHSHIPWDTEAPGGLRLLNPGSPTDRRSQPHATYLTAEVDAGRLTRVELHRLPRR